The following are from one region of the Methanobacterium formicicum genome:
- a CDS encoding 50S ribosomal protein L11, producing the protein MATETVEILIDGGKATPGPPLGPAIGPLGINMMQVVEQINQKTADFEGMKVPVKVIVDTSTREFEVTVGTPPTTALIMDELKIEKASQDPGMDKVADLKIEQALKVARMKFEALLSADYKNATKEVVGTCVSMGITVEGKDPREVQKEISQGVYDDKLVESS; encoded by the coding sequence ATGGCAACAGAAACCGTTGAGATACTCATAGATGGCGGTAAAGCCACTCCCGGCCCACCATTAGGTCCAGCAATCGGACCACTAGGTATCAATATGATGCAAGTGGTGGAACAGATTAACCAGAAAACAGCAGACTTTGAAGGCATGAAAGTACCGGTGAAAGTCATAGTGGACACCTCCACCAGAGAGTTCGAAGTGACCGTTGGAACTCCACCAACCACCGCACTGATCATGGACGAGTTAAAGATAGAGAAGGCATCCCAGGATCCTGGAATGGACAAAGTGGCTGATCTTAAAATAGAACAGGCCCTTAAAGTCGCCAGGATGAAATTTGAGGCTCTCTTATCTGCAGACTACAAAAATGCCACCAAAGAAGTTGTGGGTACCTGTGTGAGTATGGGTATCACTGTGGAAGGTAAAGATCCACGGGAAGTGCAGAAAGAAATCAGCCAGGGAGTCTACGACGATAAATTAGTAGAATCATCCTGA
- a CDS encoding 50S ribosomal protein L1, which translates to MKQDILEAVKKAKEESKPRNFTQSIDVVITIKDLDVKKPENRIDEEVLLPNGRGKDVKIAFIADGELALQAKNAGANMVINKGELEEMGKDRKGAKKIANRHDFFVAQADMMPLVGRFLGPVLGPRKKMPKPVPATAKPEPIMERLKSTVKVRIKDQPVIQALVGTQDMEDELIAANIDAVLAVLDQKLEKGRNQIKSMYVKTTMGPVVRVI; encoded by the coding sequence GTGAAACAAGACATCTTAGAAGCGGTGAAGAAGGCTAAGGAGGAATCCAAGCCGAGAAACTTCACACAATCCATTGATGTGGTTATCACCATCAAGGATTTAGACGTGAAAAAACCTGAAAACCGCATAGACGAGGAAGTTCTTCTCCCTAATGGACGGGGTAAAGATGTGAAGATCGCCTTTATTGCCGATGGTGAGCTGGCCCTGCAGGCCAAAAACGCCGGGGCAAACATGGTGATCAACAAAGGAGAACTGGAAGAAATGGGCAAAGACCGTAAAGGTGCCAAGAAGATTGCCAACCGGCATGATTTCTTCGTGGCCCAGGCCGATATGATGCCCCTGGTAGGAAGATTCCTGGGACCAGTACTGGGACCACGGAAAAAAATGCCAAAACCAGTTCCCGCCACAGCTAAACCCGAACCCATAATGGAGAGGCTTAAAAGCACAGTAAAAGTGAGAATAAAAGACCAGCCAGTTATACAGGCATTAGTCGGCACACAGGACATGGAAGATGAGCTCATTGCTGCTAACATCGACGCAGTTCTGGCAGTGCTGGATCAAAAGCTGGAGAAAGGGCGCAACCAGATAAAATCCATGTACGTGAAAACCACCATGGGCCCTGTAGTGAGGGTGATCTAA